From Thalassoglobus sp. JC818, one genomic window encodes:
- a CDS encoding sulfatase-like hydrolase/transferase — MKLLRVLRDCCLLVLMSSLFAGDLSAADHPNVVILLADDLGFQDVGCYDGPVSTPFIDSIAKRGTRFTNFYSGCAVCSPSRATLTTGRHHIRTGVYSWIEDRRQWSHLREREVTLAEQLKQAGFETCHVGKWHLGLSTEERTKPTPADHGFDYWFATHNNASPSHHNPNNFVRNGSPVGPLEGYSCQLVVDEAIDWLKNKRVTDQPFFLNVWFHEPHAPIAAPEEIVQEYGNANNKGAVYSGTIDNTDRAIGRLLKCFEELGVDKQTLIIYASDNGSYRDDRTGGLRGRKGMNWEGGIRVPGIFAWPGVIEADQVLDVPAGLVDVFPTVCGLLEIAPPENVHLDGSDLTPLLTGHRDSFERHQPLFWHLQKSRPIVAMRDGDYSLVADPDYELSTDNMFNEDWIPTIKSGGYTNYQLFNLSEDPSQTTNIADQHPELVDELKGKLLRINESIMQDGMDWHEFRP, encoded by the coding sequence ATGAAACTGTTGAGAGTGCTTCGTGATTGCTGCCTGCTGGTCTTAATGTCGTCACTTTTTGCTGGCGATCTTTCGGCAGCTGATCATCCGAATGTCGTCATCCTGCTCGCCGACGATCTCGGCTTTCAGGACGTTGGATGCTATGACGGTCCGGTCTCCACTCCCTTTATCGACAGCATCGCCAAACGAGGGACGCGATTCACAAATTTCTATTCAGGCTGCGCAGTCTGTTCTCCTTCACGTGCCACATTGACCACCGGCCGCCATCACATTCGCACCGGCGTTTACAGCTGGATCGAAGACCGACGCCAGTGGTCGCATCTGCGAGAACGGGAAGTCACTCTCGCCGAACAGCTTAAGCAAGCGGGCTTCGAAACGTGTCATGTCGGCAAGTGGCACCTCGGACTCTCAACAGAGGAACGAACCAAACCAACACCGGCCGATCACGGCTTCGATTACTGGTTCGCAACCCACAACAACGCTTCTCCAAGTCACCACAATCCTAATAACTTCGTTCGTAACGGAAGCCCGGTCGGACCACTTGAGGGATATTCCTGCCAGCTTGTTGTTGATGAAGCCATCGACTGGTTGAAAAACAAGAGAGTCACTGATCAGCCGTTCTTCCTGAACGTCTGGTTTCATGAGCCACACGCTCCAATCGCAGCCCCGGAAGAGATCGTTCAGGAATACGGAAACGCCAACAACAAAGGGGCTGTCTATTCCGGAACGATTGACAACACCGACCGAGCCATCGGTCGCCTGCTGAAGTGCTTCGAAGAACTCGGAGTCGACAAGCAAACGCTGATCATCTACGCCTCCGACAACGGAAGTTATCGCGACGACCGCACAGGTGGACTGCGCGGCCGGAAAGGCATGAACTGGGAAGGCGGAATTCGCGTCCCGGGTATCTTTGCCTGGCCAGGTGTCATCGAGGCCGATCAAGTCCTCGATGTCCCTGCAGGTCTTGTCGATGTCTTCCCAACCGTTTGTGGTCTCTTGGAAATCGCCCCTCCGGAGAATGTCCACCTCGACGGCTCCGATCTGACGCCGCTGCTCACCGGACACCGGGACAGCTTTGAACGACATCAACCCCTCTTCTGGCATCTTCAAAAATCTCGCCCCATCGTCGCAATGAGAGACGGTGACTATTCACTGGTCGCCGATCCGGACTACGAACTTTCGACCGACAACATGTTCAACGAAGACTGGATTCCAACCATCAAGTCCGGCGGTTACACCAACTACCAACTTTTCAATTTGAGCGAAGATCCTTCGCAAACAACAAACATCGCGGACCAGCATCCGGAACTTGTCGATGAACTCAAAGGCAAGCTTCTTCGAATCAACGAGAGCATCATGCAGGACGGAATGGACTGGCATGAGTTTCGACCATAG
- a CDS encoding inorganic diphosphatase encodes MTHAWHDVVPGENLPREFTSVIEIPKGSNIKYELDKDTGLLKVDRMLYSAVYYPANYGFVPQTYAEDGDPLDVLVMCQEPVAPLTLVKARAIGLMTMVDAGKKDHKVLAVASNDPEYSHVEHFNELPSHRLAMVRRFFQDYKMLEGKTVEVDEFQDADVAIPIIERALEAYSNLRRRGFSELREH; translated from the coding sequence ATGACACACGCTTGGCACGATGTCGTTCCAGGAGAAAATCTCCCCAGAGAGTTCACGTCGGTGATTGAGATCCCGAAAGGGTCCAACATCAAGTACGAACTCGACAAAGACACCGGGTTGCTGAAAGTCGACCGAATGCTCTATTCGGCTGTCTATTATCCCGCGAACTATGGATTCGTTCCCCAGACGTACGCTGAGGATGGTGACCCGCTTGACGTTCTCGTGATGTGCCAGGAGCCAGTCGCTCCGCTGACATTGGTCAAAGCACGGGCCATCGGGCTGATGACGATGGTCGACGCCGGGAAAAAAGACCACAAAGTTCTCGCTGTCGCTTCGAACGACCCTGAGTACAGCCATGTGGAGCACTTCAACGAGCTTCCCAGCCATCGACTGGCCATGGTGAGACGCTTCTTCCAGGATTACAAAATGCTGGAAGGCAAGACTGTCGAGGTCGATGAATTTCAGGATGCGGATGTCGCAATCCCGATCATTGAGAGAGCGCTCGAGGCATACAGCAATCTTCGACGTCGAGGATTCTCAGAGTTGCGCGAACACTAG
- a CDS encoding dipeptidase produces the protein MVEKVEQYLQENSERNLNELMDLLRIPSISADSKYVSSMRDAAEFLRNQLAGSGCDAEIVETDGHPIVYGEWTKKPGAPTAMIYGHYDVQPPDPLDEWITPPFEPTIRNGEVFARGATDDKGQMYTHVKSVQAWLEAVGELPVNVKFVIEGEEEVGSDHLEKFLDSNREKCACDVAVVSDTAQYAPGIPAITYGLRGITACEVRVSGPNQDLHSGVFGGSIANPVNALAKMIGDLIDEEGRVQIPGFYDDVLPLTEQERSEFAKLPFEESEYLESLGVSKTHGEAGFSTLERRWARPTCDVNGIHGGYTGEGPKTIIPAFASAKISCRLVPNQQESVIIKKLEEFLRERTPAGLRFEFRHWHGCPAVLCDLNSPYMKAATAAVERGFGKHPVMIREGGSIPVVGTFQDLLGVDTLLLGWGQNTDNLHSPNEKFSVDAFHRGTLSSAWLWKMLGDLASSSS, from the coding sequence ATGGTCGAAAAGGTCGAACAGTACCTTCAGGAGAATTCGGAGCGCAACCTCAACGAACTGATGGATCTGCTTCGTATTCCGAGCATCAGTGCCGACTCGAAGTATGTCTCCTCCATGCGGGATGCAGCCGAATTTCTGCGGAATCAACTTGCAGGGAGCGGTTGCGACGCGGAGATCGTCGAAACTGACGGGCACCCGATTGTCTATGGAGAGTGGACGAAGAAGCCCGGGGCACCGACGGCGATGATTTATGGGCACTACGATGTCCAACCGCCCGATCCGCTTGATGAGTGGATCACGCCCCCGTTTGAACCGACCATTCGCAATGGCGAAGTCTTCGCACGGGGAGCAACTGACGACAAAGGGCAGATGTACACGCATGTCAAATCGGTACAGGCCTGGCTTGAGGCCGTTGGCGAATTGCCGGTGAATGTCAAATTTGTCATCGAAGGCGAAGAGGAAGTCGGGAGCGATCACCTCGAAAAGTTTCTGGATTCCAATCGTGAAAAGTGTGCCTGCGATGTCGCAGTGGTGAGTGACACGGCTCAATATGCTCCCGGAATTCCTGCGATTACGTACGGGCTGCGCGGAATTACTGCCTGTGAAGTGCGAGTGTCTGGTCCGAATCAAGATTTGCACAGCGGAGTCTTTGGCGGATCGATCGCCAATCCGGTAAACGCTCTCGCGAAAATGATCGGCGATTTGATCGACGAAGAGGGGCGAGTTCAGATTCCGGGCTTTTATGATGATGTCCTCCCGTTGACGGAACAGGAACGATCGGAGTTCGCGAAGCTTCCGTTCGAAGAATCGGAATACCTCGAATCTCTGGGAGTCTCGAAGACTCACGGGGAAGCTGGATTTTCCACGCTGGAACGTCGTTGGGCTCGGCCGACTTGCGATGTCAACGGAATCCATGGGGGCTACACAGGAGAAGGTCCCAAGACGATCATCCCGGCTTTCGCATCAGCAAAGATCTCATGTCGACTCGTTCCGAACCAGCAGGAGTCAGTGATCATCAAGAAGCTTGAGGAGTTTCTTCGCGAGAGAACTCCGGCAGGCCTTCGATTCGAGTTTCGCCACTGGCATGGTTGTCCAGCGGTTCTGTGTGATTTGAACAGCCCGTACATGAAGGCGGCGACGGCGGCAGTCGAGCGAGGATTTGGAAAGCATCCGGTCATGATTCGCGAAGGTGGATCAATTCCCGTGGTCGGAACATTTCAGGATTTGCTGGGAGTCGATACCCTTCTGCTTGGATGGGGGCAGAATACTGACAATCTTCACAGCCCCAACGAAAAATTTAGTGTCGATGCATTTCATCGGGGAACGTTGTCGAGCGCCTGGCTGTGGAAAATGCTGGGTGATCTGGCATCCTCTTCCTCCTGA
- a CDS encoding arylsulfatase, translated as MKRFHIALWFTLLSVFLTRSALAQPNIILILLDDAGFGDFSCYDPGFLKTPAIDQFRKEGMKFTQFYAGSTVCAPSRCVLLTGKHSGHARVRGNSEGALLPEDVTIAKVLKQAGYRTACIGKWGVGAGIPLDDPNRNGFDHFFGYVSMWHAHNFYPEFLIRDGEEVPLRNVVMDKYKGQDGRGVAVTRVDYAPEILSQAVVDYISASDDQPFFLYYALNVPHTNNEGGRDNPSPEKGMEVPDFGSYADQSWPGPEKGFAAMMQNIDRSVQSVLDQLKKSGIDNNTLVLIGSDNGPHQEGGHIMEFFDSNSHLTGMKRDLYEGGIRVPLLARWPEKIRPDTTTDHISAFQDLLPTVAEIAEVPIPEDVDGISFLPTLLGESDKQKEHDFLYWEFTEQQGKRAVRKGPWKLVQTKVSTAKPTSPELYHLDTDESEQHNIAKDHPDLVKELTAIMDQSHTPSSNYPLFPDEAAK; from the coding sequence ATGAAACGGTTTCACATTGCGCTCTGGTTCACGCTGCTCTCAGTCTTCCTCACACGAAGTGCGCTCGCGCAGCCCAACATCATTCTCATTCTTTTGGATGATGCAGGATTCGGCGACTTCAGTTGCTACGACCCCGGGTTTCTCAAGACGCCCGCGATCGACCAGTTCCGCAAGGAAGGCATGAAGTTCACGCAGTTCTACGCGGGCAGCACAGTTTGTGCTCCCTCACGCTGCGTTCTACTGACCGGCAAACACTCCGGGCATGCACGCGTTCGAGGCAACAGTGAGGGAGCACTTCTCCCAGAAGATGTGACGATTGCGAAAGTCTTAAAGCAGGCGGGTTATCGAACAGCTTGCATCGGCAAATGGGGCGTCGGTGCCGGAATTCCCCTCGACGATCCGAATCGAAACGGCTTCGACCATTTCTTCGGATACGTCAGCATGTGGCACGCCCACAATTTCTATCCGGAGTTCCTCATCCGAGACGGCGAAGAAGTTCCGCTTCGAAACGTCGTGATGGACAAATACAAAGGACAGGATGGACGCGGCGTCGCTGTGACTCGGGTTGATTACGCACCCGAAATTCTCTCGCAAGCAGTCGTCGATTACATCAGCGCCAGCGATGATCAACCCTTCTTTCTCTACTACGCTTTGAACGTCCCGCACACCAATAACGAAGGGGGACGAGACAATCCTTCTCCCGAAAAAGGGATGGAGGTCCCGGACTTCGGAAGCTATGCGGACCAAAGCTGGCCAGGTCCGGAGAAGGGTTTTGCAGCCATGATGCAGAACATTGATCGATCCGTTCAAAGCGTTCTCGATCAGCTCAAGAAGTCCGGAATTGACAACAACACTCTCGTCCTGATTGGCAGCGACAATGGACCGCATCAGGAGGGTGGCCACATCATGGAGTTCTTCGATTCCAACAGCCATCTCACTGGCATGAAAAGAGACCTTTACGAAGGTGGCATTCGAGTTCCCCTTCTCGCTCGCTGGCCGGAGAAAATCCGCCCGGACACAACCACGGATCACATTTCAGCGTTTCAGGACCTCCTCCCGACAGTTGCTGAAATCGCGGAAGTTCCGATTCCCGAAGACGTCGACGGAATTTCATTCCTTCCGACTCTACTCGGCGAATCAGACAAGCAAAAAGAACACGACTTTCTGTACTGGGAGTTCACCGAACAACAAGGCAAACGAGCCGTCCGCAAAGGTCCGTGGAAGCTCGTGCAAACGAAAGTCAGCACTGCCAAACCAACTTCTCCGGAACTGTATCATCTGGACACGGATGAGTCTGAGCAACACAACATCGCCAAAGATCATCCTGACCTCGTCAAAGAATTGACCGCGATCATGGATCAGTCTCATACACCGAGTTCCAATTACCCGCTGTTTCCTGATGAAGCAGCAAAGTAA
- the serS gene encoding serine--tRNA ligase produces the protein MLDLQFICDNADLIEKNCQARGVPCDIPRLIELRKKRSELIVAGDDLRRQQKETAAKIPKATSEERPALIEFGKNLKTQVAENESTLKEIETDLNAELSRLPNLTHPDAPIGGEEDAVVLRTWGKIPEFDFKPKDHVQLMADLDMVDFESGAKVAGSGFYFLKNEAVLLELAMVQFAIEKVRAAGFDLYTTPDLARQEVLEGTGYQPRGPETQIYSIENSDLSLIATAEIPLGGMLKDQILEESNLPMRVAGLSHCFRTEAGGHGKASKGIYRVHQFTKVEMFGFTAPDLEASNEFHQVIVGLEEEIFQALEIPYQVIDTPTGDLGGPAYRKFDLEAWMPGRGENGEYGEVTSASNCTDFQARRLGIRCRNAEEKGTKFVHTLNGTAIAVTRAMIALIENHQQADGSIRIPEALRKWVGMDVISAKS, from the coding sequence ATGCTTGACCTCCAATTCATCTGCGACAATGCAGACCTGATCGAAAAGAACTGCCAGGCTCGTGGAGTCCCGTGTGACATTCCGCGTCTGATCGAACTTCGTAAAAAACGCAGCGAACTGATTGTCGCTGGCGACGACTTGCGACGTCAGCAGAAAGAAACAGCTGCGAAGATCCCGAAAGCCACGTCTGAAGAACGGCCTGCGTTGATCGAGTTCGGCAAGAATCTGAAGACTCAGGTCGCCGAGAATGAATCGACTCTGAAAGAGATTGAAACCGATCTCAACGCGGAACTCTCCCGTCTCCCGAACCTGACGCATCCCGATGCTCCGATTGGAGGAGAAGAGGATGCAGTCGTGCTTCGCACCTGGGGGAAGATTCCAGAATTCGACTTCAAACCGAAAGATCACGTCCAACTGATGGCGGATCTCGATATGGTCGACTTCGAAAGTGGAGCGAAAGTCGCTGGCTCAGGGTTTTACTTCTTGAAGAACGAAGCAGTCCTTCTCGAACTCGCGATGGTTCAATTTGCGATTGAGAAAGTTCGTGCGGCGGGATTCGATTTGTACACGACGCCGGATCTGGCTCGTCAGGAAGTTCTGGAAGGCACAGGCTACCAGCCACGCGGTCCGGAAACCCAGATTTACAGCATCGAGAATTCAGACCTCTCACTGATTGCAACTGCTGAAATTCCCCTCGGTGGAATGCTCAAAGATCAGATTTTGGAAGAATCCAATTTGCCGATGCGAGTCGCGGGACTGTCGCACTGTTTTCGGACAGAAGCAGGCGGTCATGGCAAAGCTTCGAAAGGGATCTATCGGGTGCATCAGTTTACGAAAGTCGAGATGTTTGGCTTCACTGCACCTGATCTCGAAGCATCGAATGAATTCCATCAGGTGATTGTCGGCCTCGAAGAAGAAATCTTCCAGGCCCTCGAGATTCCCTATCAAGTCATCGACACACCCACCGGAGACCTCGGCGGACCGGCGTATCGCAAGTTCGATCTGGAAGCCTGGATGCCCGGCCGCGGAGAGAACGGAGAATACGGGGAAGTCACTTCTGCGTCGAACTGTACCGACTTTCAGGCACGACGACTTGGGATTCGCTGTCGCAATGCCGAAGAAAAGGGGACGAAGTTCGTGCACACGCTGAACGGGACAGCGATTGCAGTGACTCGAGCGATGATTGCGTTGATCGAGAATCATCAACAGGCCGACGGCAGCATTCGCATTCCCGAAGCGCTTCGAAAGTGGGTCGGAATGGATGTGATCTCCGCCAAATCGTGA
- the rpsU gene encoding 30S ribosomal protein S21 has protein sequence MVRLRLRDNESVQDAVRRFRKLVEHSGIKKELRKREFYEKPSEASRREKRRAKNRARMNQMMNG, from the coding sequence GTGGTTCGGTTGCGTCTGCGTGATAATGAGTCTGTTCAAGATGCCGTTCGTCGGTTTCGTAAGTTGGTTGAGCACAGCGGAATTAAGAAAGAACTCCGAAAGCGTGAGTTCTACGAAAAGCCAAGTGAAGCATCACGTCGTGAAAAGCGTCGTGCAAAAAATCGCGCCCGCATGAATCAGATGATGAACGGATAG
- a CDS encoding TIM barrel protein — MPTTESRRLFLQKLIATSGALACFPGLGFADDSQGPIPDEWPIAIFEKVFEGLNYTELAKAVSETGADGIEATIRPGGHIEPEVAADEVPKMSEALGKQGCRIVIAATAVRSVDEPHTESLLKVLKEAGVTHYRMGHYHLDLAKPMLPQLRNYTAQARDLAAMNQEIGIQGLYQNHSGANRKRGYLGALGWDAAMMLEGISPEALGIAFDTRHLKKDTGSSWWVALATVRDHIRSIYVKDGIWKGPRGDQYEDVPLDMGFVNEEVFSTIRNGLPPMPLCIHMEWMGYRIFTKPEIPSAVKAHQRDIRTLRKWMNFPEA, encoded by the coding sequence ATGCCGACCACGGAATCGCGCCGACTCTTTCTGCAGAAGCTGATCGCAACATCGGGAGCACTCGCCTGCTTCCCCGGCCTCGGATTCGCCGACGACTCTCAAGGTCCCATCCCCGACGAATGGCCGATCGCAATCTTCGAGAAGGTCTTCGAAGGTCTCAATTACACGGAGCTCGCGAAAGCAGTTTCAGAGACCGGAGCAGACGGCATTGAAGCCACCATTCGCCCGGGAGGACATATCGAACCGGAAGTTGCTGCCGACGAAGTTCCCAAAATGTCCGAAGCCCTCGGAAAACAGGGTTGCCGCATCGTCATCGCAGCGACGGCTGTTCGAAGCGTTGATGAACCGCATACTGAGTCGCTGTTGAAGGTGCTGAAAGAGGCGGGTGTTACGCACTACCGTATGGGGCATTATCATCTCGATCTCGCCAAGCCGATGCTCCCTCAACTCCGCAACTACACAGCCCAGGCTCGTGATCTGGCTGCGATGAATCAGGAGATCGGAATCCAGGGTCTCTATCAGAATCACTCCGGAGCTAACCGCAAACGCGGCTATCTGGGAGCGTTAGGTTGGGACGCAGCCATGATGCTCGAAGGGATTTCTCCCGAAGCACTCGGAATTGCGTTCGACACCCGTCATCTGAAGAAAGACACCGGATCGTCCTGGTGGGTTGCACTCGCCACAGTGAGGGACCACATCCGTTCCATCTACGTGAAAGACGGAATCTGGAAAGGACCGCGAGGCGATCAATACGAAGACGTCCCTCTCGACATGGGCTTCGTCAACGAAGAGGTCTTCTCAACAATCCGAAACGGACTTCCGCCGATGCCGCTCTGCATCCACATGGAATGGATGGGGTATCGAATCTTTACGAAACCGGAAATCCCGTCAGCTGTCAAAGCTCACCAGCGAGACATCCGAACGTTGCGAAAATGGATGAATTTCCCCGAAGCATAA
- a CDS encoding sugar phosphate isomerase/epimerase family protein — protein MSSWPIGVFTSVDAGLGVRLDVVQELNIPTVQIHAPHKATRTEETAKSFLAETSAAGIQITCVFGGFDGESYASIEETARTVGLVPQSTRQARLQEMKEISDFTKLLNVDTVALHIGFVPEDRNGEDYKDLLAVTRELLDHVKSNGQSLNLETGQETADHLLDFIKDVERDNLFINFDPANMILYGTGDPIEALKKVGHLVRSVHCKDATWAAESERGTGWGREVALGQGDVGMETYLRTLKEIGYTGPLTIEREIPEDREQQKADVGAAVRLLEEIRSQTL, from the coding sequence ATGAGTTCATGGCCTATCGGAGTCTTTACATCTGTCGACGCCGGCCTGGGTGTTCGCTTAGATGTCGTCCAGGAACTGAACATCCCGACCGTTCAGATTCACGCGCCGCACAAAGCAACTCGAACGGAAGAAACCGCGAAGAGTTTTCTGGCTGAGACGAGCGCAGCTGGCATTCAAATCACCTGCGTCTTCGGCGGATTCGATGGGGAAAGCTACGCCAGCATCGAAGAAACAGCTCGCACTGTCGGACTCGTCCCACAGTCGACACGACAGGCACGACTGCAGGAAATGAAAGAGATTTCCGATTTCACGAAGCTCCTGAATGTCGACACTGTCGCTCTGCATATTGGATTCGTCCCGGAAGATCGAAATGGCGAGGACTACAAGGACCTGCTGGCGGTCACGAGAGAGCTTCTCGACCACGTAAAATCCAACGGTCAAAGCCTGAACCTCGAAACCGGTCAGGAAACCGCCGACCATTTGCTCGACTTCATCAAAGACGTTGAACGCGACAATCTGTTTATCAACTTCGATCCCGCCAACATGATTCTTTACGGCACCGGCGATCCGATTGAAGCACTAAAAAAGGTAGGCCATCTCGTCCGCAGCGTTCACTGCAAAGATGCCACCTGGGCAGCGGAAAGTGAACGAGGAACAGGCTGGGGCCGGGAAGTCGCTCTCGGTCAAGGAGACGTCGGCATGGAAACCTACCTTCGCACCTTGAAGGAAATCGGTTACACCGGTCCGCTCACCATCGAACGTGAAATTCCTGAAGACCGCGAACAGCAGAAAGCAGACGTCGGCGCAGCTGTCCGACTGCTGGAAGAGATCCGTTCCCAGACTTTGTAG
- a CDS encoding class II fumarate hydratase, which translates to MTEYRTEHDSMGEVRVPADAYFGAQTQRAVENFPVSGWTLHPNLIHAIGTVKLACAVANRDLGKLTGTGKNPLDDSQVESLIAACLEVAEGKHDSEFPIDVFQTGSGTSSNMNANEVISNRAIEIHGGNRLESAKPIHPNDHVNMGQSTNDTFPTAIHVAVGQSLKNQLIPALKKFAATLEEKAQAWDQIIKIGRTHLADATPLRLGQEFSGFARQLVLSIDRAERALESVLELPVGGTAVGSGINTHPEFGARVAAVVAEQTKIPFTEAVNHFEANAQRDGLVECHGELKAIATTLFNVANNIRWLGSGPRCGFYEIKIPDLQPGSSIMPGKVNPVMCESLMQVCARVIGNDGCLTISGAAGGNFQLNIMMPVMGQTTLESISILASGADAFVDLCLNKLEPNEEACEAAVEKSLSMVTSLNPHIGYERAAQLAKEAFKTGKTIRELCTEQNILPEDVLKEALDPMSMTEPQA; encoded by the coding sequence ATGACCGAGTATCGCACTGAACACGATTCAATGGGCGAAGTTCGCGTCCCCGCTGATGCTTACTTCGGCGCACAGACCCAGCGAGCTGTCGAAAACTTTCCCGTTTCAGGATGGACATTGCATCCGAATCTGATTCATGCCATCGGAACTGTGAAACTGGCGTGTGCCGTTGCGAATCGCGATCTCGGAAAACTGACCGGAACTGGGAAGAACCCCCTTGATGATTCACAAGTCGAATCGTTGATCGCTGCCTGTCTCGAAGTGGCTGAAGGAAAACATGACTCGGAGTTCCCGATCGATGTCTTCCAGACCGGGTCAGGCACATCAAGCAACATGAATGCGAACGAGGTCATTTCCAATCGAGCCATCGAAATTCACGGCGGAAATCGCCTCGAGTCGGCGAAACCGATTCACCCGAATGACCATGTGAACATGGGCCAAAGCACGAACGATACGTTCCCGACTGCGATTCACGTGGCTGTCGGTCAAAGCCTGAAGAATCAACTCATCCCCGCACTCAAAAAGTTCGCTGCTACCCTCGAGGAAAAAGCTCAGGCGTGGGATCAGATCATCAAGATCGGACGGACTCATCTTGCGGACGCAACACCTCTGCGACTCGGACAGGAGTTTTCAGGATTCGCGCGCCAGCTTGTCCTGTCGATTGATCGCGCTGAACGAGCCCTCGAATCGGTTCTTGAATTGCCAGTCGGAGGAACCGCGGTCGGTTCCGGAATCAACACTCATCCCGAATTCGGAGCCCGAGTTGCTGCGGTTGTCGCCGAACAGACAAAGATTCCCTTCACAGAAGCAGTCAACCACTTCGAAGCCAATGCTCAGAGAGACGGACTCGTTGAGTGTCACGGAGAGCTGAAAGCGATTGCGACAACGCTCTTCAACGTCGCTAATAACATTCGTTGGCTCGGTTCAGGCCCACGCTGCGGGTTCTACGAGATCAAGATTCCTGATCTCCAGCCGGGAAGCTCCATTATGCCCGGGAAGGTCAATCCTGTGATGTGCGAGAGCCTCATGCAGGTTTGTGCTCGCGTGATCGGGAACGATGGCTGCCTGACAATCAGCGGAGCAGCGGGCGGAAACTTCCAACTCAACATCATGATGCCAGTCATGGGACAAACGACCCTCGAGTCGATCTCAATTCTTGCGAGCGGAGCCGACGCATTCGTGGATCTTTGCCTGAACAAGCTCGAGCCTAACGAAGAAGCCTGCGAAGCTGCCGTCGAGAAGAGCTTGTCGATGGTGACGAGTCTGAATCCTCATATTGGGTACGAGCGTGCTGCTCAGCTGGCAAAGGAAGCCTTCAAGACTGGTAAGACGATTCGCGAACTCTGCACCGAACAGAACATTCTCCCGGAGGACGTTCTCAAAGAAGCACTCGATCCGATGAGCATGACCGAGCCGCAAGCGTAA
- a CDS encoding formyltransferase family protein, whose translation MHVTITAVGPDHRGLADPIVHYVTQAGANLHEIQMYDRDTEQLFAMLVRMEWPEDQESISVLRERMTQIGEMKGLRIRVWSRDEYDRPPRIALCTTFRPEPSLAILRNIRDKQLAATVPVMIGNRNACRGIAEQFGVDFHNVGDDKGNPDNDRMVDLFDEYDVDYIVLARYMRLIPPRACWEYAGGRIINLHHGLLPSFPGFRPYQDAFSHHMLTYGATTHFIVPELDAGNQIIQQTAFTVPPGTPLKEVIARGESDNEPMCLAEGVRRVVDREVELHFHRVVSVK comes from the coding sequence ATGCACGTTACAATCACCGCAGTCGGACCTGATCATCGTGGGCTGGCCGATCCGATCGTTCACTATGTGACACAGGCTGGCGCCAATCTCCATGAAATCCAGATGTACGATCGCGACACCGAACAGCTGTTCGCGATGCTCGTTCGTATGGAGTGGCCAGAAGATCAAGAATCGATCTCGGTCCTCCGCGAACGAATGACTCAAATCGGTGAAATGAAAGGGCTGCGAATTCGTGTCTGGTCGCGCGACGAATACGACAGGCCCCCGCGCATCGCACTCTGCACCACATTTCGCCCCGAGCCTTCGCTTGCGATCTTAAGAAACATTCGCGACAAGCAGCTTGCCGCAACAGTCCCGGTCATGATCGGAAACCGCAACGCCTGTCGCGGAATTGCTGAGCAGTTCGGCGTCGACTTCCACAATGTCGGTGACGACAAAGGCAATCCCGACAACGATCGGATGGTCGATCTGTTCGACGAATACGATGTCGACTACATCGTGCTCGCCCGTTACATGCGATTGATTCCTCCGCGCGCCTGCTGGGAATATGCTGGAGGACGTATTATCAATCTTCATCATGGCCTGCTCCCTTCCTTTCCCGGCTTCCGGCCCTATCAGGATGCGTTCAGTCACCACATGTTGACGTACGGCGCAACGACTCACTTCATCGTTCCGGAACTCGACGCTGGCAATCAGATCATTCAGCAAACGGCTTTCACCGTCCCTCCCGGAACTCCTCTCAAGGAAGTCATCGCTCGCGGAGAATCGGACAACGAGCCGATGTGCCTGGCTGAAGGTGTTCGACGAGTGGTCGATCGCGAAGTGGAGCTACACTTCCATCGTGTTGTGAGCGTCAAGTAA